CTTCAGCCAGTATCGCCTTGAATGCGATTTTGGCTGTATgagtgattttgagaaaaataagaaattaataAACCTCCAGAGTCCGGACATTTTCACAacggatttttgtttttttttttcaagagatgaTTTATAAGTAAATTTTATCAGGAGTCGAATGGCGGTTAGATCGAAACGATTGGTACTCGCGTTTCTCTTTTACGGACAGAAGTAGCTTGAAAAACAttggttttttgcatttttttgatgctCACTTTTCAAGATTCTTTTCCGAATTCTTTGAGAACAAAATAAGATAGCGAAATTCGGTCCAGAGGGGGAGATCAGCAACTATTTTTTGGTTAAAGATTGAGAattcaacgagaaaaaaattgtttcgactttagtcttgaaaatttttacaccactataagaactaaaattattttcatttttatctcagtgagcttttgtgagcttttggacatttttttttcatttcccaatttcttgcacatttttcaaaatgtgtgagGTGGGTGGACATTGAAGGGAGAGAGcttgcaacttgaaaaaaaaattagtgaataTTTAAACTCAAAATCCTCAGAAACCAAACAAATGACGTTCCCacgtgtcattttttcaattttttgaggatttgaAGATATTTGGGAAAATCTATGTTCTAGTGGAGGAGGAGGGAGAGGTCATAAGGACCAGATcggaaaaataagtaaatttttgagcttagtacatacctacttaccttcgaattagtaacaatcgatatgtcactacattttcacagatttttttgtacttacttaagtattttgaaaaagttgcgaaTTCTTGTTCCTCCAAAGAGTGTAAAGAtctcatttcgaaaattaactAGTTTTTTGAACAGAAGATAAAAAAGTGTCGacactaattttttaaaagagaaatttttggcatttcagTAAACAAAGAATTCAGGAAATATCCCATTCGGAAAATGTTTGTTCGGGAGTTCGGATTCGGGAGAATGACTAAATCTATTAGGTAATGCCATTTGAGACGAGTTGAATTAtgataaaacaaaaaagtgCTCATGTAGGTAGCACTCTAAtaaaattattggatttttttgtgggggCCATAGGGAAGACAATACGCGagtttgtaatattttggatgggccctcggaaaagggggaaGATGGTAAAAGGTCACAGGAGCTGAATTTCTTTGTAATAGCGTCTAGAATGGGGATCTATCATAAAATCGCTTTCAACAGCTTGTTCGAGCAGAATGTAGGTATCGTTGAAATTCTACTAacaatttcttcagtttttcattgCATTTTCACATGTATTATCTTCTCATTCTAAATACTGAGTGGTGTAGTCTCAAATCTGACTTGATATTCGTCATCAGCATGGTCgtttcatatgaaaatgacaccaacatcGACGATTTGCCCCAACTTCAAAATtcggggtgggggtgctcctgcAGCCCCAACTGGGGcttgcaaaaaccaaaactcagcggatatgatttcttcatgccttcattagttagtatacaaaatttcatccaaaaatgatgatttctcgtattttaatgaatttttattggaaagtcaaaattttgaaaggggggtGAGCCTAAATTAAGCGGGTGGGGGGTTGGGgacattgcatatttttcatctacgataccaacactatccaaaaatgcaatgtccCCACACTCCCCTCAAATGATTTACGGACCCAAAATCGGCCCCGTTTGGGCCCCAATCTCGAAAAAAAGCGGGTCCAGCGCTGGGGACATTGGGTTTTTAGCAAGAGCTCGTCCGTAAGCCTACTTTCCGCGCAAAACATTTCACTCCCccgatttgatttacagaatcacttttttgagggTTAGAATATAGTCTAAAATTCAGCAAATTCGAAagagcccttatttttccctactcaacgccgcgcCGCTTCATATTCATCTCACTatctctttccacttagaaataaaagctaccgagcactacttttgtatCATACTGTATGTGctgtaaaatcaaattttattaatatgtatgtaatatgtaagtatgtacagggtggccagaaatatcgggtacccctaaaaaagttttccaactaaatacttcggttggtcacagtgaatgataataatgataacacatgattggttgttggactggagagataacattccaccaatcatatgcatctatttcacgttgccaacctatatttttaatgaaaaactttcttaggggtacccgatatttctggccaccctgtatgtACCTACAGTACCTATATGTAATGTACAAGTCCAAAAATATGCCAAATTTTATCGAAGGCCGATTACTGCGCTGGAGCCTATATAGGTATAATTACTTCCCAGTTCCCACATTCAAAATTTagtttactttaaaaatttcgtagaatccgaaaatgacgtCTGTTTTTCTCGCAACACGTTACGGATGTCGTTGTGAATTTTTAACGTTGTGCAATAACGCGGCTATTTATGCAACTTTGaccatctctcctgaccacaaaaacaactaaaatttaaaaaactcgctcgttttttgttttagggtctaaactatcgattaagccaatttttaacccaaaCACTTATTTGCTGTTGCCCAGAGTTATTTATTCCCACCTATCATTCATTGTTAAAACCATTTTTCCAtgtgtttgaatttcaaattttttcgtagaAACGGCGCGCGGCGTGGCGTaactaattcatttttcaaccatttttcagTCCCAAAACCTTCATATCACAGATTATTGTGTCATACCTAATCATGAATCTTCGGTCAAAATGTCAATGTCAGTACAGAaccaggttttttttcaataggtattaaAAGTCAAGCTTAATGTTATGTAAACAAAATGCACATTTTGCGTACCTACttcgaattgaaattaattgagTTAGGATCCAAACTATTTATGATTCGACTTTGAACTTATGGTGTAGGGTTTACTGCAATAAGTTGAATGCGAGGGATAATTTGAAATGGAGTGAGAGAAAgtttcgagtaggtaatttctGCAGAAGGAGGTAGGTATGTTGATGTTTTTGGAGCTACTTATTTATGTGGACttgactttttagaaaaaatcattttcaacttattccttggatttttttctcctaccATGCTCCATCGATTCGTAATGTGTCAAAATTACACAAAGTTAATTTTAGAACTtgcccgttttttttttcttggaaatgaaGGGGTtttagctttgaaaattttctgcatGAACATAAATTAAAGTGAAGGGAATTACCTATCGATTGgtacaacaatttttcaatttggttaaGAATGGTATAAGTTTACCtaacatttatttttatagACCGATTTTTTATATTATGTCTATTGTGAATTGAAATTGCGGTACGCAAAattttcgagccattttgaTTCTCTGTTTTGAAATTGCAAATTATAATACGCAGTTTCAGGCTTGATACCAATGCAAACAAAAATGCagaataaagaagaaaaaaaattattttgcagcaCGGAAAGACAAAAAAAACTGCGAAGTATTTGTTATCGTATATGTAGTTTTTAGTTCTATTTTCGTTCGTTCTAAATAGGTATCATATTTTTAATCGGAAATATTCGTCTATATTCGTGTAGTTATCTGAGCCGATAGAGGCGATCGCGTTTTCGTTTCATTAACTACGTATTATTATGTACGTATATGCGAATGTAGCTCGATGCATTCTCGGTATGCGCGTAAGCGctttaagtttatttttttttactttgttaccatttttttccgtgtaataaagatttttttgtacagttttttaaatatgaTCGGTTTTTTATCGTGTGAAGGAAACaatggtcctccgagccggataTAATTACCAAAAGTAATTATGTTTTTTCGATCGTTTTCGTAATGTTGGAAGTTCGTTCAGAAAGTTTTCGGTATAAGGTTTGAAACAGTTCACTCGCTCGTAAGGTATTTGTTTCGTTTTCGTAAGTTTAAAGTGATTCGTGCACCATGTCTGAACTTGGTGAAGATTTAGAGAAGTTGAAACGTGAAAAACGTTGCCTACTCCATTCGATGCGGTCTGATAAAGCGACGATTATTTCATTACTAGAGCAAACGGTATCTAATGATGTAATCAACGCGATTTGGGCGAATTTGGAGTCTTGGTCAAGCTGTATCGAAACGTTGCAGAAAGTAGACGATGCATTGATGGAATTTATCGATTATTCGAAAGGTAATGGCGATAAGGAAGAAGAGAAGATCTTGAAAGATTATAACGATTTTCGTAAAGATTTGATACTTTATAAAGGTAAATTTAAAACAGTTAAAGATACCTTGACACCGGTAGAATCGCCAAGACGAGGTAGAGCTTCGATGATGAATTCTACGTTTTTTAAAGCGCAATTGACCAATCCTGTCATAAGATTGCAAGACATTCCCGTGCCTGATTTCGACGGTACAATTGAAAGTTATCCAGATTGGTTCGCTGAATTCGAAAATATCGTTGATAAAAACGAAGATTTGAATGATTTCCAAAAGATGTATCTGTTGCGTCGATGTCTTACTGGTAAGGCGAAAAAGTACCTGATCGATTTTGGTACAAAGGGTGAATATTATTTGACGGCGAtggaatttattcacaaaaagtTCAACAATCGGCGTCGTATTATTGCGGAACATTTTCATCAGCTGTATCATTTGCCTGTAATGAAAAGCTCAAATATGCGAGATACGCTCGATGACGTTCAACGAATTATTCGTGGTTTGAATGTATGCGGGATTCAGACTCAAGCTTTTTCCCCATTTATAACGTATATTGTGTCGCTGAAAATTCCTGAGAAGCTTCGGATTGAGTGGGAAAGCTCTCAACACGATTTTTCCTGTTACCCTCCGTTCGAAACAATGTACTCGTTTTTGATCGATAAGTGTTTTGCATATGAAACTGGTCCCAATCGAGACAAGGAGAAAGATTCGTCGAATGAATCTAAGGTTGCTACTGGTTCGTCGGTCAAAGGAAAACAGTCAGGTTCGAAACCATCGTCAGTTCCGGAAAAGAAGTCGTTTGCTGGTACTAAGGGTCAAGGACCACCGCCAAAAACGTCGAGTTCTCCGCCATCGTCGTTTCCGCCAATCGTCTGTGTTGGATGCGGCGAGCAACATTATCTCGATATGTGtaagtcatttttgaacaaatcgaTCAACGATCGTTTCGACTTTGTAAAAAGTAATCGTTTATGTTTACGGTGCCTTAAAACAGGCCATAATGTCGCTATGTGTAATCGTAATATCAAATGTAATTTGTGTAGCGGTAATCATCATAGATTGTTGCATAGGGAAACGGTTCGTTCAAATGTTCGAAATGAAGGAGCTGGTATGGATGGTTCTGGTAATGGTACGAGTACTGGTAATGCGAGTGGATCTACCGGCAGTGCTAATAGTGGTACGAGTGGACAGAGTAATAGCGGTTCGACTGCTACGTCTAGTTTAGGTAGCGTTTGTGCCTTAGGTTCGTCAAAGTCAGTATTTTTAGCCACAGCGGTAGTGAAAGTGCAAGGAGTAAATTGTACCGAAATGGGTAGAATTTTTCTAGATCAAGGGTCAGAAATGACGTTAATTACGCGTGAGTTCTGTGAACGAgctaaattgaaaatggaaagaaGTGAATCACCTACGATGTTAGTTGGTATTACGAATGATACGGTTCAACTCAACTATTGTGTTTCTTGTGTATTGCGTTCACGGTATTCGAATTTTAGTATTGCGATTAAGGccgaagttgttgaaaaaattccctatGCGGTAAATAAGTCGAATGTGAAAAGCGTGATTGAGGGTTTTTCGTTGCAATTCGGAGAATCGACAGATCTTCCTTACAGTTCGGTTGATATTTTATTAGGCAGCGAGTACGCTGAGTTTGTTTTGAAGGATAAACGTCATTTTGTTGATGGTTTAGTTTTCAGAGAATCGTATTTTGGATATGTGATTTCGGGATCTGCTGAAAGGTGTTCgtttttcggtcaaaaattgtctttttgcgGTATGTCGAATTTAGAGCTTTCTGAGCAGTTTCGCAAGTTCGTTGAAGTGGAAGAGATCCCTGAtccaaaaaaggaaaagatTGTAGAGCATGAATTGATCGATAAACATTTCgaaagtacctactcgattgATCAAGAAACCGGTAAATTTGTTGTTAGATTGCCCTTGAAGGAAAGTGTTAAAGTTTTGAATGGATCGTTCGGTAAAGTGTGTgcgatgttgaaaaaatcggaGATTCGTCGATCTGACGTTGTACAGAAGGCGTATGaaacgatttttgatgaatatttatcATTGAAGCATATGACGAAATTGAGCGGTGAGCCTGATTTGAAAGCTTACTACATGCCACACCATGTTGTATCGAAAGGGGAAGACTCTCATCGGATTGTTTTTAACGCATCGTTTACGGATAATTCAGGTACTTCGttgaattctcattttttggtagGTCCGAAAGTTCAACCGGATTTGGCGGTAAATTTGATTCGTTTTCGTAGACATTTGATCGGTTTTGTGTGTGATATTTTTCGGATGTACCGTGATATTTTAATCCACCCTGATGATCGCATTTTTCAGCGTATTGTTTTCcgattcaattttaatgatgaaataGAAGTGTTCGAGCTGAATACTTTGGCGAATGGTATAGGACCAGCGTCGTATATCGCGCCAAAGTGTTTAGAAAAGGTCGCATCGTTTATTAAGGATTCGGATAAAATGGTTAGCGATATTATTATGCGAGATTTTTATATGGATAATTTGGCTACTGGTACAGATTCGGTTGAGGGTGCTATCGTTATTAGTCGTCGAGTTCATGAAGTTTTAATGAAGTACGGTTTTCCACTTCGGAAATATCAGTCGAATTCGcctgaat
The sequence above is a segment of the Planococcus citri chromosome 3, ihPlaCitr1.1, whole genome shotgun sequence genome. Coding sequences within it:
- the LOC135839099 gene encoding uncharacterized protein LOC135839099, which translates into the protein MSELGEDLEKLKREKRCLLHSMRSDKATIISLLEQTVSNDVINAIWANLESWSSCIETLQKVDDALMEFIDYSKGNGDKEEEKILKDYNDFRKDLILYKGKFKTVKDTLTPVESPRRGRASMMNSTFFKAQLTNPVIRLQDIPVPDFDGTIESYPDWFAEFENIVDKNEDLNDFQKMYLLRRCLTGKAKKYLIDFGTKGEYYLTAMEFIHKKFNNRRRIIAEHFHQLYHLPVMKSSNMRDTLDDVQRIIRGLNVCGIQTQAFSPFITYIVSLKIPEKLRIEWESSQHDFSCYPPFETMYSFLIDKCFAYETGPNRDKEKDSSNESKVATGSSVKGKQSGSKPSSVPEKKSFAGTKGQGPPPKTSSSPPSSFPPIVCVGCGEQHYLDMCKSFLNKSINDRFDFVKSNRLCLRCLKTGHNVAMCNRNIKCNLCSGNHHRLLHRETVRSNVRNEGAGMDGSGNGTSTGNASGSTGSANSGTSGQSNSGSTATSSLGSVCALGSSKSVFLATAVVKVQGVNCTEMGRIFLDQGSEMTLITREFCERAKLKMERSESPTMLVGITNDTVQLNYCVSCVLRSRYSNFSIAIKAEVVEKIPYAVNKSNVKSVIEGFSLQFGESTDLPYSSVDILLGSEYAEFVLKDKRHFVDGLVFRESYFGYVISGSAERCSFFGQKLSFCGMSNLELSEQFRKFVEVEEIPDPKKEKIVEHELIDKHFESTYSIDQETGKFVVRLPLKESVKVLNGSFGKVCAMLKKSEIRRSDVVQKAYETIFDEYLSLKHMTKLSGEPDLKAYYMPHHVVSKGEDSHRIVFNASFTDNSGTSLNSHFLVGPKVQPDLARIVFRFNFNDEIEVFELNTLANGIGPASYIAPKCLEKVASFIKDSDKMVSDIIMRDFYMDNLATGTDSVEGAIVISRRVHEVLMKYGFPLRKYQSNSPEFLAKISSELIDTVKVCNGKKFVTLLGLLWYLDLDEIGVDIREEVLPSIVTKRVMLSIISKTFDILGILTPVMIRAKLLLQDLWKEGRLWDEEISVELKEEFAQFLSDLLLLRSYSIPRCYFRNCAIVKVQLIGYCDASVRAACAVVYVRSIDPEGIIRVNFVCSKSRLAPPKGAVIHRMELIAAVLLAKLIKFVVLSWIKIDPVKLKQFVSNRVSVIKSLVDKSRWFYVEGLKNPADLGTRGITASKFLSSEFSIVAWWIRYVRILRERCSRRKLGVWNKSLPSNDVERKEAMKKLDRLTNEERDAAYTQIIRVTQYAGFMQEQESLLKGKPVEKKSALNVLNCSKFSKFLHENRIEWKTIAPRSPHQGGIWEAAVKAGKASLYRAIGNQRLTLLELHTVSTKVEAILNARPLAYRRNNSFVEPITPGHFLIGSAIIVNSFWNTWKHDYFNQLRNRTKWKGEIRNLRVGEVVIVSVKNQSYFSWPLAIIEEVFPDDRGLVRNVNIRLADGEIRRSSVQNLVALPIENKE